The following are encoded together in the Microvirgula aerodenitrificans DSM 15089 genome:
- a CDS encoding transcriptional coactivator p15/PC4 family protein: MTASVIEKNAVERIHVERREYKGKPYIDIRAHADFGNGEGFVPTKKGVTLPPDRLGELIEALQSIQEGKA; encoded by the coding sequence ATGACCGCCTCCGTGATCGAGAAGAACGCTGTAGAGCGCATCCACGTCGAGCGCCGCGAATACAAGGGCAAGCCCTACATAGACATTCGTGCCCATGCCGATTTCGGCAATGGCGAGGGGTTCGTGCCGACCAAAAAGGGCGTCACTCTGCCACCTGACCGGCTGGGCGAGCTGATCGAGGCATTGCAGTCGATTCAGGAGGGCAAAGCATGA
- a CDS encoding tyrosine-type recombinase/integrase, with the protein MPLTDTACRNAKPREDGKPAKLSDGAGLFLLVNTVGKYWRLAYRFGGKQKTLALGVYPGVSLKEVRERRDEARKLLDSGVDPGEARKAQKAAGTLNAANSFEAIAREWHAKYLPTWTEGHADRIMRRFEVDVFPWMGGRPVANIDAPSLLAVLRRIEGRGAVDTAHRAMQSVGQVFRYAIATGRAERNPAADLVGALAPVIKQSFATITDPRGVAELLRAIDGYQGTFPVQCALKLAPLVFVRPGELRQAEWAEIDLDAATWVIPAERMKMREKHIVPLSDQAAAILRELHPLTGRGRYVFPGARTNGRPMSENTVNAALRRLGFDKDTMTGHGFRHMASTLLNEQGWNRDAIERQMAHGERNQIRATYNYAEYLPERRRMMQAWANYLGTLKEGGKVVPFRRSA; encoded by the coding sequence ATGCCGCTAACCGATACAGCCTGCCGTAACGCCAAGCCTAGAGAGGATGGAAAGCCGGCCAAGCTGTCGGACGGGGCTGGGCTGTTCCTGCTGGTCAATACCGTGGGCAAATACTGGCGGCTGGCCTACCGCTTTGGGGGCAAGCAAAAGACCTTGGCGCTGGGGGTGTATCCGGGAGTCAGTCTGAAAGAAGTCCGCGAACGCCGCGACGAGGCTCGCAAGCTGCTGGACAGTGGTGTTGATCCGGGCGAGGCGCGCAAGGCGCAGAAGGCGGCCGGCACGCTCAATGCAGCAAACTCGTTTGAGGCCATCGCCCGCGAGTGGCACGCCAAGTACCTGCCGACGTGGACCGAAGGACACGCGGACCGGATCATGCGCCGCTTTGAGGTAGACGTTTTCCCGTGGATGGGAGGCCGCCCGGTCGCCAACATTGACGCCCCGTCACTTCTGGCCGTCCTGCGCCGCATCGAGGGCAGGGGGGCCGTAGACACCGCGCACCGAGCCATGCAGAGCGTCGGCCAGGTATTCCGCTATGCCATCGCTACCGGTCGCGCGGAACGCAACCCCGCCGCCGATTTGGTCGGAGCGCTGGCCCCGGTTATCAAGCAATCGTTCGCCACCATTACCGACCCGCGCGGCGTGGCCGAACTACTGCGCGCCATCGACGGCTATCAGGGCACATTTCCGGTGCAGTGTGCGCTAAAACTGGCCCCGCTGGTATTTGTGCGCCCTGGCGAACTGAGGCAAGCCGAGTGGGCAGAAATCGACCTGGACGCGGCGACATGGGTCATTCCCGCCGAGCGGATGAAGATGCGCGAAAAGCACATTGTTCCGCTGTCGGATCAGGCTGCCGCCATCCTGCGCGAGCTGCACCCGCTGACAGGGCGCGGCCGCTACGTGTTCCCCGGCGCACGCACCAACGGGCGGCCGATGAGCGAGAACACCGTTAATGCTGCCTTGCGCCGGCTCGGCTTCGACAAGGACACCATGACCGGACACGGCTTCCGGCACATGGCGTCAACGTTGCTGAATGAACAGGGGTGGAACCGCGACGCGATAGAACGGCAGATGGCTCACGGAGAGCGTAACCAGATCAGAGCGACGTACAACTATGCCGAGTACCTGCCCGAGCGCCGCCGCATGATGCAAGCGTGGGCGAACTACCTGGGCACGCTGAAAGAGGGCGGCAAGGTAGTCCCGTTCCGGCGATCCGCCTGA
- a CDS encoding helix-turn-helix transcriptional regulator: protein MQNQIITLPQTGYVRLPLLVGDTKSGIPGVLPFSASTLWRRVRLGTFPAPVKLSERVTCWRAEAVRQWLDEQGQTA from the coding sequence ATGCAAAACCAGATCATCACCCTGCCGCAAACTGGCTATGTCCGCCTGCCATTACTGGTGGGCGACACCAAATCCGGTATCCCCGGAGTCCTGCCCTTTTCCGCTTCAACCCTATGGCGGCGCGTCCGCCTTGGCACCTTCCCGGCCCCGGTTAAGCTCTCTGAACGTGTGACCTGCTGGCGCGCCGAGGCGGTGCGCCAATGGCTGGATGAACAAGGCCAGACGGCATAA
- a CDS encoding helix-turn-helix domain-containing protein produces the protein MKKKNARFPNGKTSANTSANHSTATPPDVTGQCAEVLAILRARRGVLSFELTADCAIPEAAARIHDLRGKGFNIHTTIEPEITFRGRVRRNVARYSLGVPAWPRPGFMVCDGRTAL, from the coding sequence ATGAAAAAGAAAAACGCCCGCTTCCCCAACGGAAAAACGAGCGCCAACACCAGCGCGAATCATAGCACCGCGACGCCGCCCGACGTTACCGGCCAGTGCGCCGAAGTCCTCGCCATTCTGCGGGCGCGACGTGGCGTGTTGAGTTTTGAACTGACCGCTGATTGCGCCATTCCCGAAGCCGCTGCGCGCATTCACGACCTGCGCGGCAAGGGCTTCAATATCCACACTACCATCGAGCCGGAAATCACCTTCCGGGGCCGTGTGCGGCGCAATGTGGCGCGCTACTCGCTGGGTGTGCCCGCATGGCCGCGTCCCGGCTTTATGGTGTGCGATGGGAGAACCGCGCTATGA
- a CDS encoding Rha family transcriptional regulator: MTPTTYDNGLPLVLAKDGPRIDSRIVAEELGIENRALLQNIDNYLPKFNAFGVVTFQTQKPPKGSKGGMPVRFALLNEDQAYFAVTLSRNTEQAVEVKFRLVRAFGEARKQQDACQTQYLPFYHLAHDAARSMAQTAQQRGSEAPEQVFHTNVERLINRVFGIEAGQRASLSLAMRNAVSTAYQLVSAAVADTLADGGDHKAAYREAERRVTDFARLFGPAQPGRLAA; encoded by the coding sequence ATGACACCGACCACATACGACAACGGCCTGCCGCTGGTGCTGGCCAAGGACGGCCCGCGCATTGACTCGCGCATCGTGGCTGAGGAACTGGGCATCGAGAACCGCGCCTTGCTCCAAAACATCGACAACTATCTGCCGAAGTTCAATGCGTTCGGGGTAGTCACATTTCAAACGCAGAAACCCCCGAAAGGTTCCAAGGGCGGGATGCCGGTGCGCTTCGCCCTGCTGAACGAGGACCAAGCCTATTTCGCCGTCACGCTGTCGCGGAACACCGAACAGGCGGTCGAGGTGAAGTTCCGGCTAGTGCGGGCCTTTGGCGAGGCGCGCAAGCAGCAGGACGCCTGCCAGACCCAATACCTGCCGTTCTACCACCTGGCCCATGATGCCGCCCGCAGCATGGCGCAGACGGCCCAGCAGCGCGGCAGCGAGGCACCGGAACAGGTGTTCCATACCAACGTTGAGCGGCTGATTAACCGCGTGTTCGGCATCGAGGCCGGCCAACGAGCCAGCCTGTCGCTGGCCATGCGGAATGCCGTCAGCACGGCTTACCAACTGGTGAGCGCGGCGGTGGCCGATACATTGGCTGACGGTGGCGACCACAAGGCCGCTTACCGTGAAGCCGAACGCCGTGTAACTGACTTCGCCCGCCTATTCGGACCGGCGCAACCGGGGAGGCTGGCCGCATGA
- a CDS encoding KilA-N domain-containing protein yields MSKIITADFDGKAMQFREDGWFNATVAAERFGKRVDHWLANLEAGQYITALSEMLNTRNFGELIHARKGRNGGAMIGSYAPINRDSLTAKQLRLLELLEAQDMLLIGSGLGYDERKRVLSTFAAEQCQRLALPANDVGRLSA; encoded by the coding sequence ATGAGCAAGATCATCACGGCCGACTTCGACGGCAAGGCCATGCAGTTTCGTGAGGATGGCTGGTTCAATGCCACGGTGGCAGCAGAGCGCTTTGGCAAACGGGTAGACCATTGGCTGGCCAACCTGGAAGCCGGCCAATACATCACCGCCCTGTCCGAGATGCTTAATACCCGGAATTTCGGGGAATTAATCCATGCCCGCAAGGGGCGTAACGGCGGGGCAATGATCGGCAGCTATGCCCCGATCAACCGGGACAGCCTGACCGCCAAGCAACTGCGTTTGCTGGAACTGCTGGAGGCACAAGATATGCTGCTGATTGGGAGCGGCCTGGGCTACGACGAGCGAAAGCGAGTCCTGTCCACCTTCGCCGCCGAACAGTGCCAGCGCCTTGCCCTGCCGGCTAATGACGTGGGGAGGTTGAGCGCATGA